The following coding sequences lie in one Cotesia glomerata isolate CgM1 linkage group LG5, MPM_Cglom_v2.3, whole genome shotgun sequence genomic window:
- the LOC123265786 gene encoding uncharacterized protein LOC123265786 has protein sequence MLCVRCRFRVKGYIPPASEEEEIISSQISVESLSISAEICTQGSSLSRTVSNFSDNLCDYNDHSLERFLKIPLIEKDRLYSEKNYGVKKLDESYAALENKFQSQFGIVPESTYRKINQDHCFMIAKVKKLYNAESDKSIKKKLLSILPDSWEVSRMASEFNCSRKIVLNLKNDISESENVDISESENVDLDSGEMTTDTLNPTKVPGNQLLKLDVKKLVIDFYESEENSKQLAGMKDFKSVKDCDGNRTTHVVCV, from the exons ATGTTATGTGTGCGTTGTCGATTCCGTGTCAAAGGATATATTCCGCCGGCATCAGAGGAAGAGGAAATTATTTCAAGTCAAATTAGTGTTGAAAGTCTGAGTATATCAGCTGAAATTTGTACTCAAGGAAGCAGTTTATCTCGAACTGTCAGTAATTTTAGCGACAATCTATGTGATTACAATGATCATTCTTTAgagcgatttttgaaaattcctcttattgaaaaagacag GttatattctgaaaaaaattatggagtaAAAAAACTTGATGAAAGCTATGCTGCCCTAGAGAATAAGTTCCAATCACAATTTGGAATAGTACCTGAATCTACCTACAGAAAGATTAATCAAGATCATTGTTTCATGATAGCTAAAGTGAAGAAATTATATAACGCTGAAAGtgacaa atcaataaaaaagaagcTGCTTTCAATTTTACCCGACAGTTGGGAAGTCAGTCGTATGGCATCTGAATTTAACTGTTCTCGAAAAATTGTACTGaatcttaaaaatgatatcaGTGAATCTGAGAATGTTGATATCAGTGAATCCGAGAATGTTGATTTAGACTCTGGTGAAATGACTACTGATACTTTGAATCCCACAAAAGTTCCAGGCAATCAGCTGCTTAAGTTAGATGTAAAAAAACTtgtcattgatttttatgagAGCGAAGAAAACTCAAAACAATTAGCGGGCATGAAAGATTTTAAATCTGTGAAGGATTGTGATGGAAATCGAACTACACATGTCGTATGTGTTTGA